One Megasphaera elsdenii DSM 20460 genomic window carries:
- the recN gene encoding DNA repair protein RecN has product MLQSLHIHNFALIEDLHLTFGDGVTIFTGETGAGKSILLDAIGMLAGKRASASFVRHGTDSFLVEGAFFFSALPEGLEQLLEANHIEVDEGQLIISRQFPRSGRGTILVNGTLVPTATLRRLGEYLLDIHGQFDNSLIFNPSYHVAILDGLTADVRQARQDYDGLYRQWHETEGEIKALRHDESEKARMLSILAFQIKEIEGAALKEGEDDELEQKINKASHAEHIKDNLKEAMFALEGSERQPGVIEQIETIHRSLEKASAYDEAFSALAGKVETLSYEIEDVHDGLLRYADSFDFDERALDAMQSRLASIEKLKRKYGFTVADILQFLAKAKADYERLDQSESHLAKLEEKLAREAEAVRQQAQVLAAARREADSQFSKAMTATLNKLGMLNSRIAFHIEPMKDITPDGSAGIELYFSANTGEAMQPLAKIASGGEVSRIALALKTAGPERTTGKTMIFDEIDVGISGQTGLQVADHIRQLSGQGQVFCITHLPQTAAIADHHYFIYKKEMDGRTVTQVRGLSEGEHVLEIARMFAGNDTTKASIEAARQIVKQVKGR; this is encoded by the coding sequence ATGCTGCAGTCCCTGCACATCCACAATTTTGCTCTGATTGAAGACCTGCACCTTACTTTTGGCGACGGGGTGACGATTTTTACTGGCGAGACAGGCGCTGGCAAATCGATTCTCCTCGACGCCATCGGTATGCTGGCAGGCAAACGCGCATCGGCATCGTTCGTCCGCCACGGGACGGACTCGTTCCTCGTCGAAGGCGCGTTCTTTTTTTCTGCGTTGCCTGAAGGGCTAGAACAGCTCCTGGAGGCCAACCACATCGAAGTCGATGAAGGCCAGCTCATCATTTCCCGCCAGTTCCCGCGCAGCGGCCGCGGGACCATCCTGGTCAACGGGACGCTGGTACCGACGGCGACCCTGCGGCGGCTGGGCGAGTACCTGCTGGATATCCACGGCCAGTTCGACAACAGCCTGATTTTCAACCCGTCTTATCACGTGGCTATCCTCGACGGCCTTACGGCAGACGTCCGTCAGGCCCGTCAGGACTACGACGGATTATACCGCCAGTGGCATGAGACGGAAGGGGAAATCAAGGCTTTGCGCCATGACGAAAGTGAAAAGGCGCGGATGCTCAGTATCCTGGCGTTCCAGATCAAGGAAATCGAGGGAGCCGCCCTGAAAGAAGGGGAAGACGACGAACTGGAGCAGAAAATCAACAAGGCGTCCCATGCCGAACATATTAAGGATAATCTGAAGGAGGCCATGTTCGCCCTGGAAGGGAGTGAACGCCAGCCCGGCGTCATCGAGCAGATCGAGACCATCCACCGCAGCCTGGAAAAGGCCTCAGCTTACGATGAAGCCTTCAGTGCCCTGGCTGGGAAAGTCGAGACCTTGTCGTATGAAATCGAAGACGTTCACGACGGCCTTTTGCGCTATGCCGATTCTTTCGACTTCGATGAACGGGCCCTGGATGCCATGCAGTCCCGCCTGGCGTCGATTGAAAAGCTCAAGCGCAAGTACGGTTTCACTGTCGCCGATATCCTGCAATTCCTGGCCAAGGCCAAGGCCGATTATGAACGGCTCGACCAGTCCGAAAGCCATCTGGCCAAGCTGGAAGAGAAACTGGCCCGTGAAGCCGAAGCCGTGCGCCAGCAGGCCCAAGTCCTGGCCGCTGCCCGCCGTGAGGCCGACAGCCAGTTCAGCAAGGCCATGACGGCGACGCTCAATAAGTTGGGCATGCTGAACAGCCGCATCGCCTTCCATATCGAACCGATGAAGGACATCACACCGGATGGTTCCGCCGGCATCGAGCTTTATTTCTCGGCCAATACGGGCGAAGCCATGCAGCCCTTGGCGAAAATCGCCTCGGGCGGCGAAGTATCGCGTATTGCCCTGGCCCTGAAGACGGCCGGCCCCGAACGGACGACGGGCAAGACCATGATTTTCGATGAAATCGACGTCGGCATCAGTGGCCAGACAGGCCTGCAGGTCGCCGACCATATCCGCCAGCTCTCCGGGCAGGGCCAGGTCTTCTGCATTACCCACCTGCCACAGACGGCGGCCATTGCCGACCACCATTACTTCATTTATAAGAAAGAAATGGACGGCCGCACGGTTACCCAGGTCCGGGGCCTCTCGGAGGGGGAACACGTCCTGGAAATCGCCCGCATGTTCGCCGGCAACGATACGACCAAGGCCAGCATCGAAGCGGCCCGCCAGATTGTAAAGCAAGTCAAGGGCAGGTAA
- the dapB gene encoding 4-hydroxy-tetrahydrodipicolinate reductase, whose product MLRVLVNGADGRMGSQVVKAVFEDPELEVAGGISITHVGEDVGDIAGVGHLGLTIRDDLGAALDDIKPDVVVDFTTPKVIFNNAKTCIEHGVNMVVGTTGLTAEQRHELHALALEKKTSIFIAPNFSIGAVLMMKLSTEVAPYLPDVEIIELHHNNKLDAPSGTAIMTADKIDAARKEAGVQPAPDKTHESLDGARGASVDGIPIHSVRLPGYIAHQQVLFGGYGELLTIRHDSMDRKSFMPGVVLAVKKVSSRPGLTFGLENYL is encoded by the coding sequence ATGCTTCGTGTATTAGTTAACGGTGCCGATGGCCGCATGGGCAGCCAGGTCGTCAAAGCCGTCTTTGAAGACCCGGAACTGGAAGTAGCCGGTGGCATCAGCATTACTCATGTCGGCGAAGATGTCGGTGACATCGCCGGTGTCGGCCACTTAGGACTGACCATCCGCGATGACCTGGGCGCTGCCCTCGATGACATCAAACCGGATGTCGTCGTCGATTTCACCACGCCGAAAGTCATCTTCAACAACGCTAAGACCTGCATCGAACACGGTGTCAATATGGTCGTCGGCACGACGGGCCTGACCGCTGAACAGCGTCATGAACTCCATGCCCTGGCTCTGGAAAAGAAGACGAGCATCTTCATTGCCCCGAACTTTTCCATCGGCGCTGTCCTGATGATGAAGCTCTCGACAGAAGTCGCTCCGTATCTGCCGGATGTCGAAATCATCGAACTCCATCACAACAATAAACTGGACGCTCCGTCCGGCACGGCCATCATGACGGCCGATAAGATCGATGCGGCCCGCAAAGAAGCTGGTGTACAGCCGGCTCCGGACAAGACCCATGAAAGCCTCGATGGCGCCCGCGGTGCTTCCGTAGATGGCATCCCCATCCACAGTGTCCGCCTTCCGGGCTACATCGCTCATCAGCAAGTTTTATTCGGGGGATACGGCGAACTGCTGACGATCCGCCACGATTCGATGGACCGCAAGTCCTTCATGCCTGGCGTCGTCTTAGCCGTCAAGAAAGTAAGCTCTCGTCCGGGCTTGACCTTTGGACTGGAAAACTATTTATAA
- a CDS encoding aspartate-semialdehyde dehydrogenase: MTKEPVVAILGATGAVGQEFIRLIEERKFPYSKLKLLASYRSAGKKMTVNGEEYTVEEAKPESFDGVDIGLFAGGSISKELGPEAAKRGCIVIDNSSTFRMDPNVPLVVPEVNPEDIAWHKGIIANPNCSTIIMLMALKPIHDLSPIKRIIVSTYQAVSGAGKEGIDELRDETEAYLKGEEMQPKILPSKSLPKHYPIAFNLIPQIDKFVEKDYTKEEMKMVNETHKMLHDDSIAITATTVRVPVFRSHAESVYVETADELTVDAVRKAIDAFPGAQVQDNPAEMEYPMPLFTSEKYDCYVGRIRKDLYNPKAINLWVSGDQIRKGAALNALQIAEYMLAHDMIH; encoded by the coding sequence ATGACAAAAGAACCGGTAGTAGCGATTTTAGGTGCCACAGGTGCCGTAGGCCAGGAATTTATCCGCTTGATCGAAGAACGAAAATTCCCGTACAGCAAGTTGAAGTTATTAGCATCGTACCGTTCGGCTGGCAAGAAAATGACTGTCAACGGGGAAGAATATACCGTTGAAGAAGCCAAACCGGAATCTTTCGACGGTGTCGACATCGGCTTGTTCGCCGGCGGCTCGATCAGTAAAGAATTGGGACCTGAAGCTGCTAAACGGGGCTGCATCGTCATCGACAACTCCAGCACGTTCCGCATGGACCCCAACGTACCGCTCGTCGTACCGGAAGTCAATCCCGAAGACATCGCCTGGCACAAGGGCATCATTGCCAACCCGAACTGCTCGACGATCATCATGCTCATGGCCCTCAAGCCGATTCATGACTTGTCGCCGATCAAACGCATTATCGTCAGCACGTACCAGGCCGTTTCCGGTGCCGGCAAAGAAGGTATCGACGAACTGCGCGATGAAACGGAAGCCTACCTCAAAGGGGAAGAAATGCAGCCGAAGATTCTGCCCAGCAAGAGCCTTCCCAAGCATTATCCCATCGCTTTCAACCTCATCCCGCAGATCGATAAATTCGTAGAAAAAGACTACACCAAAGAAGAAATGAAGATGGTCAACGAAACGCACAAGATGCTCCACGACGACTCCATCGCCATTACGGCTACGACCGTCCGCGTACCGGTCTTCCGCAGCCATGCTGAATCGGTCTATGTCGAAACGGCCGATGAACTGACTGTCGATGCCGTCCGCAAAGCCATCGATGCGTTCCCCGGTGCCCAGGTCCAGGACAACCCGGCTGAAATGGAATATCCTATGCCGCTGTTCACGTCGGAAAAATACGACTGCTACGTCGGCCGTATCCGCAAGGACCTGTATAATCCGAAGGCCATCAATCTCTGGGTATCGGGCGACCAGATCCGCAAAGGCGCTGCCCTCAATGCCCTGCAGATTGCCGAATACATGCTGGCTCACGACATGATCCACTAA
- the dapA gene encoding 4-hydroxy-tetrahydrodipicolinate synthase, with protein MLTFPNVIVAMVTPFHEDGSVNYEAAVELAKKYADEGSAILVGATTGEGAVMTEEEKLKLFQVTADALKDKTLVMGNVGTNNTLQTIEMAKKAKDTGVDVLLCIVPYYNKPNQEGCYAHFAAIAKSTDLPIFIYNVPGRTGGKIEPQTVCQLAHDFPNIIGLKDASGDLDYAGYVAANAPEGFHLYSGDDNLTLPIVAVGGEGVISVAAHVIGKEMNEMIQAHKDGDVKKAAALHQKYLPFMKGCFCTVSPVPVKTMLNMLGFPAGPFRLPLVDATPEIKAKCEQYLKDIGRL; from the coding sequence ATGTTAACTTTTCCAAATGTGATTGTTGCCATGGTCACGCCGTTCCACGAAGACGGTTCCGTCAATTATGAAGCGGCTGTTGAACTGGCTAAGAAATATGCTGATGAAGGCTCGGCCATCCTCGTCGGGGCTACGACGGGCGAAGGGGCTGTCATGACGGAAGAAGAAAAGCTCAAGCTCTTCCAAGTCACGGCAGATGCCTTGAAAGACAAGACCCTGGTCATGGGCAATGTCGGCACCAACAATACGCTCCAGACTATCGAAATGGCCAAGAAGGCCAAAGATACGGGCGTCGACGTCCTGCTGTGCATCGTCCCGTATTACAATAAACCGAACCAGGAAGGCTGTTATGCTCACTTTGCTGCCATCGCCAAGTCGACGGACCTGCCTATCTTCATTTATAACGTACCGGGCCGTACAGGCGGCAAAATCGAACCGCAGACGGTCTGCCAGCTGGCTCATGACTTCCCGAACATCATCGGCCTCAAAGACGCCAGCGGCGACCTCGATTATGCCGGCTACGTCGCAGCCAATGCACCGGAAGGTTTCCACCTCTACAGCGGTGACGACAACCTGACCCTGCCCATCGTCGCTGTCGGCGGCGAAGGCGTCATTTCCGTAGCTGCCCACGTCATCGGCAAGGAAATGAACGAAATGATCCAGGCCCATAAAGACGGCGACGTCAAGAAAGCCGCTGCCCTCCATCAGAAATACCTGCCCTTCATGAAAGGCTGTTTCTGCACGGTCAGCCCGGTCCCGGTCAAGACCATGCTCAACATGCTCGGCTTCCCGGCTGGACCCTTCCGCCTGCCCTTGGTAGACGCTACGCCGGAAATCAAGGCCAAATGTGAACAATACCTGAAAGATATCGGTCGGCTATAA
- a CDS encoding DEAD/DEAH box helicase, protein MTKNFESLGITPKICELLHKQGINEPTAVQAQAIPPLFKGRDILAQAQTGTGKTFAFLLPSLQQVKTDIHAEQVLVMAPTRELARQIADVADTLAPELGVDVLSLIGGKTIENQLQKLHRHPHVIIGTPGRLLDHCRRNSLDLSGVRRVIVDEADQMLQAGFLEDVDTLIGLTPKRRQLLFFSATVPDKIKGLAKKHMQSPLVLNILEGQTIALENIEQRIYMMTEEQKLPKLCQMLTEMNPYLAIVFCNTKERTSLLAGKLIAKGFNIGELHGDMSQGRRNQVLRDFAKAKTQILVATDIAARGIDIEGITHVFNFDVPHDVDYYIHRIGRTGRAGNEGLSIMFATAADENWVRRIEHNIHATITKYTLTGQVKVKASSKPPKRKKTYRDKLPASTYQTTKEKRHKQRHKGGDNRRRR, encoded by the coding sequence ATGACAAAGAATTTTGAATCACTCGGCATTACGCCGAAGATTTGTGAACTCCTGCACAAGCAGGGCATCAATGAACCCACGGCCGTCCAGGCACAGGCCATCCCCCCCTTGTTCAAAGGCCGGGACATCCTGGCCCAGGCCCAGACCGGTACGGGCAAGACCTTTGCCTTTCTCCTGCCGTCACTGCAGCAGGTCAAGACAGATATCCACGCCGAACAAGTCCTGGTCATGGCGCCGACGCGGGAACTGGCCCGCCAGATTGCCGACGTCGCCGATACCCTGGCACCGGAACTGGGCGTCGACGTCCTCAGCCTCATCGGCGGCAAGACCATTGAGAACCAGCTCCAGAAACTGCACCGCCATCCTCACGTCATCATCGGTACGCCGGGCCGCCTGCTCGACCACTGCCGCCGCAATTCCCTCGACCTGAGCGGCGTCCGCCGGGTCATCGTCGACGAAGCGGACCAGATGCTGCAGGCCGGTTTCTTAGAAGATGTCGATACCCTCATCGGCCTGACGCCGAAACGGCGGCAGCTCCTCTTCTTCTCGGCTACGGTTCCGGACAAGATCAAAGGCCTGGCCAAAAAGCACATGCAGAGCCCGCTGGTCCTCAATATCCTCGAAGGCCAGACGATTGCCCTGGAAAATATCGAACAGCGCATCTACATGATGACAGAAGAACAGAAACTGCCGAAACTCTGCCAGATGCTGACAGAAATGAATCCCTATCTGGCCATCGTCTTCTGCAACACTAAGGAACGGACCTCCCTCCTGGCAGGCAAACTCATCGCCAAGGGCTTCAACATCGGTGAACTCCACGGCGATATGTCTCAGGGCCGCCGCAATCAGGTCCTGCGCGACTTTGCCAAAGCCAAGACGCAGATCCTGGTCGCCACGGATATCGCAGCCCGCGGCATCGACATCGAAGGGATCACGCATGTCTTCAACTTCGATGTCCCCCATGACGTCGACTACTACATCCACCGCATCGGCCGCACCGGCCGTGCCGGCAATGAAGGCCTGTCCATCATGTTTGCCACGGCAGCCGATGAAAATTGGGTCCGCCGCATCGAACACAACATCCATGCGACGATCACGAAATATACCCTGACGGGACAAGTCAAAGTCAAGGCCAGCAGCAAACCGCCGAAGCGGAAAAAGACGTATCGGGACAAACTGCCGGCCAGCACTTACCAGACAACGAAAGAAAAACGCCATAAACAGCGCCATAAGGGCGGAGACAACCGCCGGCGCCGCTAA
- the potE gene encoding putrescine-ornithine antiporter: protein MKTTCRKMSVVQLTFVTAANMLGAGIIMLPTKLAEVGTISIISWIITSLGSLALAMAFARCGMFTTKPGGMGGYSEYAFGRVGHFMANYAYSVSIVIANVAIAITAVGYGAGFLETTFTPLQTCLYTIALLWIAAALNFSGSRYSGKLSAITIWGAIIPVLGISIIGWHWFSPATWLASWNPNDLGLSDAVGNSIALTLWSFLGLESAAVNMDAVENPKKSVPIATFVSTLGVAIIYVASTNVIAGIVPNAEILASSAPFGLAFSYMLGDTAGKAVMGLMVFSCAGSLLSWQFTLARVFKTSAQRGLFPKIFAKVTSADVPVKGMLCILCMQSLLALMTISPTLAAQFELLANLAVVTNVIPYMLCAGALTTILTKEHIPNEVCNRNTSIFLAGVSIIYCVYALTTTDATTFLSGCLAAFLGWLVYVIRFTIMKQTIVEIK from the coding sequence ATGAAAACTACATGTCGTAAAATGTCTGTGGTACAGTTGACCTTTGTCACTGCTGCCAACATGCTTGGCGCCGGTATCATCATGCTGCCGACCAAGCTCGCCGAAGTCGGTACGATCTCGATTATTTCCTGGATTATTACCTCACTAGGCTCTTTAGCCCTGGCCATGGCTTTTGCCCGATGTGGCATGTTCACGACAAAGCCAGGCGGTATGGGCGGTTACTCCGAATACGCTTTCGGGCGTGTAGGACATTTTATGGCTAATTACGCCTACTCTGTTTCCATCGTAATTGCAAACGTCGCCATTGCCATTACGGCTGTGGGTTACGGCGCCGGTTTCCTTGAGACAACCTTTACGCCGTTGCAGACGTGTTTATATACGATCGCTTTATTGTGGATCGCGGCAGCCCTCAATTTCAGCGGCTCCCGTTATTCCGGCAAGCTCAGCGCCATTACCATCTGGGGTGCCATCATCCCGGTCCTGGGCATTTCCATCATCGGCTGGCATTGGTTCAGCCCGGCTACGTGGCTGGCTTCGTGGAACCCCAATGATTTGGGACTCAGCGATGCCGTCGGCAATTCCATCGCCCTGACGTTGTGGTCCTTCTTGGGACTCGAATCGGCAGCGGTCAACATGGATGCCGTTGAAAACCCGAAGAAATCCGTTCCGATTGCCACCTTCGTCAGCACCCTCGGCGTCGCCATCATCTACGTCGCCTCGACGAATGTCATCGCCGGCATCGTCCCCAATGCGGAAATCCTGGCATCGAGCGCTCCCTTCGGCCTGGCCTTCTCGTACATGCTCGGCGATACGGCTGGCAAAGCCGTCATGGGCCTCATGGTATTCTCCTGTGCCGGTTCCCTCTTGTCCTGGCAGTTCACCTTGGCCCGCGTCTTCAAGACCAGCGCCCAGCGCGGCCTGTTCCCCAAGATTTTTGCCAAAGTCACCAGCGCTGACGTACCGGTCAAAGGCATGCTGTGCATCCTCTGCATGCAGAGCCTCCTGGCCCTCATGACCATCAGCCCGACCCTGGCTGCCCAGTTCGAACTCCTGGCCAACCTGGCCGTCGTCACCAACGTCATCCCCTACATGCTCTGTGCCGGGGCCCTGACGACGATCCTCACCAAGGAACATATCCCCAATGAAGTCTGTAACAGAAATACGTCGATATTCCTGGCAGGCGTATCCATTATCTACTGCGTATATGCATTGACTACTACCGATGCCACGACCTTCCTCAGCGGCTGTCTTGCAGCCTTCCTGGGATGGCTGGTATACGTCATCCGCTTCACCATCATGAAGCAGACCATTGTGGAAATAAAATGA
- a CDS encoding acetyl-CoA C-acetyltransferase → MKEVVIVSACRTAIGKFGGGFKNTPAVELGAVVIKEALKRAGIEGKDVDEVVMGNVLQAAQGQNPARQAMIKAGMPIEVPALTVNKVCGSGLRCVSLAAQMIKAGDADVIVAGGMENMSMAPFAVPKARYGYRMGNGVLVDTMIKDGLWDAFNDYHMGITAENVAERFGITREDQDALGVRSQVKACEAIKSGAFKSQIVPVTVHQKKQDVVIDTDEFPREGTTMEGLAKLKPAFKKGGTVTAGNASGINDGAAAFVVMSADKAKELGLKPMAKVVSYASAGVDPSIMGTGPVPSSRKALAKAGLEVKDLDLVEANEAFAAQAVYCCRELGFDMDKVNIHGGAIALGHPIGASGARILVTLLYGLKEVGGKYGLATLCIGGGQGTACVVENID, encoded by the coding sequence ATGAAAGAAGTAGTTATCGTAAGCGCTTGCCGTACAGCAATTGGTAAATTCGGTGGCGGTTTCAAAAACACACCGGCTGTAGAACTCGGCGCTGTTGTCATTAAAGAAGCTCTCAAACGTGCTGGCATCGAAGGTAAAGACGTCGATGAAGTCGTAATGGGCAACGTCCTTCAGGCTGCTCAGGGCCAGAACCCGGCTCGTCAGGCTATGATTAAAGCTGGCATGCCTATCGAAGTACCGGCTCTTACGGTCAACAAAGTCTGCGGTTCCGGTCTCCGCTGCGTATCCTTGGCAGCTCAGATGATCAAAGCCGGCGACGCTGACGTCATCGTAGCAGGCGGCATGGAAAACATGTCCATGGCTCCTTTCGCTGTTCCTAAAGCTCGTTATGGCTATCGTATGGGCAACGGTGTCCTCGTCGATACCATGATCAAAGATGGCCTCTGGGATGCATTCAATGACTATCATATGGGCATCACGGCTGAAAACGTTGCTGAACGCTTCGGCATCACTCGTGAAGACCAGGATGCACTTGGTGTCCGTTCTCAGGTCAAAGCTTGCGAAGCTATCAAGAGCGGCGCATTCAAATCTCAGATCGTTCCGGTAACGGTTCATCAGAAAAAACAGGACGTCGTCATCGATACAGACGAATTCCCGCGTGAAGGCACGACCATGGAAGGCCTTGCTAAATTGAAACCGGCCTTCAAAAAAGGCGGCACAGTTACTGCTGGTAACGCTTCCGGCATCAACGACGGCGCAGCTGCATTCGTAGTTATGTCCGCTGATAAAGCGAAAGAACTCGGCCTCAAACCGATGGCTAAAGTCGTAAGCTATGCTTCCGCTGGCGTCGATCCGTCCATCATGGGTACCGGCCCTGTTCCTTCTTCCCGTAAAGCATTGGCTAAAGCTGGCCTCGAAGTCAAAGACCTCGACCTCGTCGAAGCTAACGAAGCTTTCGCAGCTCAGGCTGTATATTGCTGCCGTGAACTCGGCTTCGATATGGATAAAGTCAACATCCATGGCGGTGCTATCGCCCTCGGCCATCCGATTGGTGCATCGGGCGCTCGTATCCTCGTAACCTTGCTCTATGGCTTGAAAGAAGTCGGCGGCAAATACGGCTTGGCTACACTGTGCATCGGTGGCGGCCAGGGTACGGCTTGCGTCGTAGAAAACATCGACTAA
- a CDS encoding acetyl-CoA C-acetyltransferase, whose protein sequence is MRDAVIVSACRTAIGSFNGQFADVTAVDLGVAAVTEAIKRAGIPVDQIDEVIMGHVLQAGCGENTARQVALHSGIPQEVPAFTLNKLCGSGMRAISLASQQIKLGDADIIVAGGMESMSNAPYSIAKGRRGYRMGNGVLEDLLMRDGLFCTENNYHMGVTAENVAARFGVTREDQDKLACRSENLAYKAQQEGKFDSQIVPVTIHKRKGDVVVDKDEFIRPNCTMETLAKLRPAFIKDGTVTAGNASGINDGAAAVVVMSAEKAKELGIKPLARIIDWASAGVEPAIMGTGPVPAVRKVMKKTGMNVDQMDLIELNEAFAAQSVYCVRELGLNMDKVNIHGGAIALGHPIGCSGARIVVTLLYALAEPEINGKYGLASLCIGGGQGTAIIVERL, encoded by the coding sequence ATGAGAGATGCTGTTATCGTAAGTGCTTGCCGTACGGCCATCGGCAGTTTCAATGGCCAGTTCGCAGACGTCACCGCGGTAGACCTCGGTGTAGCTGCTGTTACTGAAGCAATCAAACGCGCAGGTATTCCTGTCGACCAGATCGACGAAGTCATCATGGGCCACGTACTCCAGGCTGGCTGCGGTGAAAACACGGCCCGTCAGGTAGCCCTTCATTCGGGTATTCCTCAGGAAGTTCCTGCTTTCACATTAAATAAACTTTGCGGTTCCGGTATGCGTGCCATTTCCCTCGCTTCCCAGCAGATCAAACTCGGCGATGCTGACATCATCGTAGCCGGTGGTATGGAATCCATGTCCAACGCCCCCTACTCCATCGCTAAAGGCCGCCGCGGTTATCGTATGGGCAACGGCGTCCTCGAAGACTTGCTCATGCGCGATGGCCTGTTCTGCACGGAAAACAACTACCACATGGGCGTAACGGCTGAAAACGTTGCCGCTCGCTTCGGTGTAACCCGTGAAGACCAGGATAAGCTGGCTTGCCGTTCTGAAAACTTGGCTTACAAAGCTCAGCAGGAAGGCAAATTCGACAGCCAGATCGTTCCGGTAACGATCCATAAGAGAAAAGGCGATGTCGTCGTCGACAAAGACGAATTCATCCGTCCGAACTGCACCATGGAAACACTGGCTAAACTCCGTCCGGCCTTCATCAAAGACGGCACAGTTACCGCTGGTAACGCTTCCGGCATCAACGACGGCGCAGCTGCTGTTGTCGTAATGTCCGCTGAAAAAGCTAAAGAACTCGGCATCAAACCGCTGGCTCGCATCATCGACTGGGCTTCGGCTGGTGTTGAACCGGCAATCATGGGTACTGGCCCTGTTCCGGCAGTCCGCAAAGTCATGAAGAAGACCGGCATGAACGTCGACCAGATGGACCTCATCGAATTGAATGAAGCTTTCGCAGCTCAGTCCGTATACTGCGTCCGCGAACTCGGCCTCAACATGGACAAAGTCAACATCCACGGCGGCGCTATCGCCCTCGGCCATCCGATTGGCTGCTCCGGCGCTCGTATCGTCGTCACCTTGCTCTACGCATTGGCTGAACCGGAAATCAACGGTAAATATGGTCTGGCTTCCCTCTGCATCGGCGGCGGCCAGGGCACGGCTATCATCGTAGAACGTCTGTAA
- a CDS encoding DUF1653 domain-containing protein, whose translation MRELPKAHEIWRHFKKNTYEIITIAEHTETGEKFVIYKALHDTMKTYARPLKDFMSEVDKEKYPRAEQDYRFVKIK comes from the coding sequence ATGAGAGAATTACCAAAAGCCCATGAAATTTGGCGCCATTTCAAAAAAAATACTTATGAAATCATCACCATTGCCGAACATACGGAAACCGGTGAAAAATTTGTCATTTACAAGGCCTTGCACGATACGATGAAGACCTATGCCCGCCCGTTGAAGGATTTCATGAGCGAAGTCGATAAGGAAAAATATCCCCGTGCTGAACAGGATTATCGTTTCGTCAAGATTAAATAA
- the infC gene encoding translation initiation factor IF-3 — MSKELRINDQIRAREVRVVSDSNEQLGVMSLRSARQIAEERHLDLVEVAPNGKPPVCRIMNYGKYRYEQQKREKEAKKKQKVLTLKEVKLRPNIEDHDFYVKMKAAQRFLGEGSKVKVTIMFRGREMSHPELGRDLLVRFADELKDTAHVEKEPKIEGRNMTMVIAVNKK; from the coding sequence ATTAGTAAGGAATTACGTATCAACGATCAAATCAGAGCCCGTGAAGTACGCGTGGTCAGTGATTCTAACGAACAGCTCGGTGTCATGTCTCTCCGTTCGGCCCGCCAGATTGCGGAAGAACGGCATTTGGACCTGGTAGAAGTCGCACCGAATGGCAAACCGCCTGTCTGCCGCATCATGAACTACGGGAAATACCGTTATGAACAGCAGAAGCGTGAAAAGGAAGCCAAGAAAAAACAGAAAGTCTTGACATTGAAAGAAGTAAAGCTTCGTCCCAATATCGAAGACCATGACTTCTACGTTAAGATGAAAGCTGCGCAGCGTTTCCTGGGTGAAGGCAGCAAAGTCAAAGTTACGATCATGTTCCGCGGCCGCGAAATGAGCCATCCGGAACTGGGCCGTGATTTGCTGGTTCGATTCGCTGATGAATTGAAAGACACCGCCCATGTAGAAAAAGAACCTAAAATCGAAGGCAGAAACATGACCATGGTCATCGCTGTCAACAAGAAGTAA
- the rpmI gene encoding 50S ribosomal protein L35 — protein sequence MPKLKTRRAAAKRFNTTGTGKIKRMKPYKSHILESKSPKRKRNLRKATLVSKTMTEAVRKMCPFI from the coding sequence ATGCCGAAATTGAAAACTCGCCGTGCTGCGGCAAAACGCTTTAACACAACTGGTACAGGTAAAATCAAACGCATGAAACCGTATAAGAGCCACATCCTGGAAAGCAAGAGCCCGAAACGTAAACGTAACCTGAGAAAAGCTACGCTCGTTTCCAAGACCATGACCGAAGCCGTCCGCAAGATGTGCCCGTTCATCTAA